In the Mytilus trossulus isolate FHL-02 chromosome 1, PNRI_Mtr1.1.1.hap1, whole genome shotgun sequence genome, one interval contains:
- the LOC134707900 gene encoding uncharacterized protein LOC134707900 yields MEGKAVIIFFGFIACAFAVYSPKGGKACEIECSSHSECPEGHSCQTEGCDRMCRPRRVILSNSAVRSDMISSGCLQRCMDRGNLGCRSLCQRSEDLLSGGQINPGRSLDSRFQDALVDSIRSDSLVRHTSSLGDSIRSGSLVKHMSPVGDSILSDSRLGRISQVGDSIRSGSLVKHMSPVGDSILSDSRLGRISQVGDSIRSGSVGRHISPVVSIGSGSLLGRISPVGSIRSDDLVGRISHVDSILNKGCQNTCISRGCNFNEECVTRGGCSVCVRAKTYA; encoded by the exons ATGGAAGGGAAAGCTGTTATCATTTTCTTTGGATTTATAGCATGTGCTTTTGCTG TATATTCACCCAAAGGCGGGAAAGCTTGTGAAATTGAATGCTCGAGTCATTCAGAATGTCCAGAAGGTCACAGTTGTCAAACTGAAGGATGTGATCGTATGTGCAGACCTAGAAGagtaattttatcaaattcagCAGTTAGATCAGACATGATTTCATCTGGATGTCTTCAGAGATGTATGGACCGAGGTAACCTAGGTTGCAGAAGTCTGTGTCAGCGTAGTGAAGATTTATTATCGGGAGGCCAAATCAATCCTGGCAGATCCTTAGACAGTAGATTCCAAGATGCTTTAGTAGATTCTATACGGTCAGATAGTCTTGTTAGACATACCTCATCATTAGGTGATTCTATTCGGTCAGGTAGTCTTGTTAAACATATGTCGCCAGTAGGTGATTCTATTCTGTCAGATAGTCGTCTTGGACGTATCTCACAAGTAGGTGATTCTATTCGGTCAGGTAGTCTGGTTAAACATATGTCGCCAGTAGGTGATTCTATTCTGTCAGATAGTCGTCTTGGACGTATCTCACAAGTAGGTGATTCTATTCGCTCAGGTAGTGTTGGAAGACATATCTCGCCAGTAGTTTCTATAGGGTCAGGCAGTCTTCTTGGACGTATCTCTCCAGTAGGTTCTATTCGGTCAGATGATTTAGTTGGACGTATCTCGCATGTtgattcaattttaaataaaggcTGTCAAAATACATGCATTTCACGAGGCTGCAACTTTAACGAGGAATGTGTAACAAGAGGTGGATGTTCTGTATGTGTTCGTGCCAAGACCTAcgcataa
- the LOC134707894 gene encoding uncharacterized protein LOC134707894: MEGKAVIIFFGFIACAFAVYSPKGGKACEIECSSHSECPEGHSCQTEGCDRMCRPRRVILSNSAVRSDIFSSGCLQRCMDRGNLGCRSLCQRSEDSLSGGQINPGRSLDSRFQDALVDSIRSDSLVRHTSSVGDSIRSGSLVKHMSPVGGSILSDSRLGRISQVGDSIRSGSVGRHISPVGSIGSGSLLGRISPVGSIRSDGLVGRISHVDSILNKGCQNTCISRGCNFNEECVTRGGCSVCVRAKTYA; this comes from the exons ATGGAAGGGAAAGCTGTTATCATTTTCTTTGGATTTATAGCATGTGCTTTTGCTG TATATTCACCCAAAGGCGGGAAAGCTTGTGAAATTGAATGCTCGAGTCATTCAGAATGTCCAGAAGGTCACAGTTGTCAAACTGAAGGATGTGATCGTATGTGCAGACCTAGAAGagtaattttatcaaattcagCAGTTAGATCAGACATATTTTCATCTGGATGTCTTCAGAGATGTATGGACCGAGGTAACCTAGGTTGCAGAAGTCTGTGTCAGCGTAGTGAAGATTCATTATCGGGAGGCCAAATCAATCCTGGCAGATCCTTAGACAGTAGATTCCAAGATGCTTTAGTAGATTCTATTCGGTCAGATAGTCTTGTTAGACATACCTCGTCAGTAGGTGATTCTATTCGGTCAGGTAGTCTTGTTAAACATATGTCGCCAGTAGGTGGTTCTATTCTGTCAGATAGTCGTCTTGGACGTATCTCACAAGTAGGTGATTCTATTCGGTCAGGTAGTGTTGGAAGACATATCTCGCCAGTAGGTTCTATAGGGTCAGGTAGTCTTCTTGGACGTATATCTCCAGTAGGTTCTATTCGGTCAGATGGTTTAGTTGGACGTATCTCGCATGTtgattcaattttaaataaaggcTGTCAAAATACATGCATTTCACGAGGCTGCAACTTTAACGAGGAATGTGTAACACGAGGTGGATGTTCTGTATGTGTTCGTGCCAAGACGTAcgcataa
- the LOC134707905 gene encoding uncharacterized protein LOC134707905, with translation MESKAVIIFFGFIACAFAVYGVEKPCEIECSSRFDCLDGQSCQTVGCNRLCRSGRVILSNTVVGSDIISAGCVQRCLNRGGIGCRTLCQRSVDPISGGQLIQGGLLDRHTLPVGSIRSDSLVRRISPVSSIRSDSLVRRISPEGSIRSDGLVGRILQVDSVLHKGCQNMCISRGCNFNEECITRDGCSVCVRAKTYA, from the exons ATGGAAAGCAAAGCTGTTATTATTTTCTTCGGATTTATAGCATGTGCTTTTGCTG TATATGGAGTCGAGAAACCTTGTGAAATTGAATGCTCGAGTCGTTTTGATTGTCTAGATGGGCAAAGTTGTCAAACAGTAGGATGTAATCGTTTGTGCAGATCTGGAAGAGTAATTTTATCAAACACAGTAGTCGGATCAGACATTATCTCAGCTGGGTGCGTTCAGAGATGTTTGAACCGAGGTGGGATAGGTTGTCGAACTCTTTGTCAACGAAGTGTAGATCCAATTTCAGGAGGTCAACTCATTCAAGGTGGTTTGTTAGACAGACATACCTTACCAGTAGGATCCATTCGGTCTGATAGTCTAGTCAGACGTATCTCGCCTGTAAGTTCTATTCGGTCAGATAGTCTTGTTAGACGTATCTCGCCAGAAGGTTCTATTCGGTCAGATGGTTTAGTTGGACGTATTTTGCAAGTTGATTCAGTTTTACATAAAGGCTGTCAAAACATGTGCATTTCACGAGGCTGCAACTTCAATGAGGAATGTATAACAAGAGACGGATGTTCTGTATGTGTTCGTGCCAAGACCTAcgcataa